The DNA sequence GGGTAATGGCCGAAAGATTGAACAGAGCCGTAGCTCCGGTAAAAGTGTTAATTCCGGAAAAAGGATTTTCCAAGTATGATCGCCAGGGCGGCATCAAGGGCACAGATCTTGATGGGAATGTCCGTGGAGACTGGTACTGGCCGGAAGCAAACCGGGCTTTTGTTAATTCGCTTCAGGAAAATTTATCCAATGAGCTGGTCAGGGTGGAAGTAAAGAATATGCATGTAAATGATCCCGATTTTTCAAGAGAGTTGGTTGATGCCTTACTGGCGATTAAGATTGCAAATGAGTTTTAGTAACTCAAAGAAAGGAAGGATATATTTATGTTAAGAAAAATGGAAAATATGACCTGGCTGGAAATGGCCGATGCAGTCAAAGAAACTGATACTGTTTTAGTACCTATCGGAGCAATTGAGATGCAGGGGCCTCACCTGCCCCTGGTTGTCGATAGCCTGGCTGCCCAGTATGTTGCTGAAAAGGTTGCGGAGAAAACTAATACTGTTTTAGCGCCTCTTATCAACGTGGGTACTAGCGAGTGGCACAAGTATTTCCCGGGAATAATCAGCTTATCAAAGACAACGCTGTTGGAATATTTGCGTGATTACTGCAATAGTCTGGTGCTTAATGGTTTTAAAAGAATTTTATTCTTCAGCCCGCATGTTATCAACGATGATGTCATCGCATCAGTCGGACTCGAGTTGAGGGAAAAGGGAATCCTGGTAGGTTCAGTCAACCTGTGGCATATAAGCGCCGAGATAGTACAGAACAAGAATATTGAATTTGAAGAGAAAAACTTCACCCATGCCGGTGAGATTATGACATCGGTTATTATGGCTATTGCTCCTGAACTGGTTAAAATGGATAAAGCGGAGACTGAATATCCGCGGAC is a window from the Bacillota bacterium genome containing:
- a CDS encoding creatininase family protein: MLRKMENMTWLEMADAVKETDTVLVPIGAIEMQGPHLPLVVDSLAAQYVAEKVAEKTNTVLAPLINVGTSEWHKYFPGIISLSKTTLLEYLRDYCNSLVLNGFKRILFFSPHVINDDVIASVGLELREKGILVGSVNLWHISAEIVQNKNIEFEEKNFTHAGEIMTSVIMAIAPELVKMDKAETEYPRTPIPDTPFAGLHKLKYRDTSFSIFRFSNEETTSGSLGNPMAATPEKGQKVIDGWLEVIVPFVGEFQKCTDSTC